One Cyclopterus lumpus isolate fCycLum1 chromosome 7, fCycLum1.pri, whole genome shotgun sequence DNA window includes the following coding sequences:
- the LOC117734003 gene encoding sodium- and chloride-dependent taurine transporter-like, with the protein MHRRSLVYGVDNFYDAVEDMIGYRPNSWMKWSWTVVTPVLCMGCFVFSLVKYKPLTYNKVYEYPDWAIGLGWCLAMSSMICIPMVMVIKILQSEGPLIERIKRRPPRRSRA; encoded by the exons ATGCATCGCCGTAGCCTGGTTTATG GAGTGGATAATTTCTACGACGCCGTGGAGGACATGATTGGCTACAGACCAAACTCCTGGATGAAATGGAGCTGGACCGTCGTCACTCCGGTCCTCTGCATG GGCTGCTTTGTCTTCTCCCTAGTGAAGTACAAGCCCTTGACCTATAACAAGGTGTACGAGTACCCGGACTGGGCCATCGGCCTCGGCTGGTGTTTGGCCATGTCCTCCATGATCTGCATCCCCATGGTGATGGTCATCAAGATCTTACAGTCTGAGGGACCCCTGATCGAG aGGATAAAGCGGCGGCCGCCCCGGCGAAGTCGGGCGTGA